The Takifugu rubripes chromosome 16, fTakRub1.2, whole genome shotgun sequence genome contains the following window.
CACTGTTCACACACTGCGGAGCTTTCAGGTCCCAACCAGACCAAAATGCACTCACCAAACTGCATACCCCAGTCTCCAAGGTAGTTCATTCGAATAACGTTGTTTCCGAGAGTCTGCTTTAGATTAGCGATGAAGTTGCCTGGACAGGGAAACTGAATTTCATAAACAGACCGAAACTGACAAATAATAACGTcctaaagttaaaaaaaaaaaaaaaaaaaacaacaaaacaaggcaGATACTGAAAAACCTCACCAATAACTGTGGATCGCAAATGTCCAGCGTGGAATTTTTTTGCAATATTTGGAGAGCTGCAACAGGAAAACACAGTGTTGCTCAGCAACATCCATGTTGATCTTGACGCCACATTAAAAGAACAAACATACCTGAACTCGACTAATGTCGTTCCTCTACTAAGAGACCTGAGAAGGTCACTGTTTAATCCAAAACTCTCATCATGGCCCTTTCCAAATGGTGCCAAAATTTTCTAAAGTAAGCAGATTAAATTCAGCAGGTGCAGCCAAAATTGCTCCTTCTGCCACAGCTGGAGAATAAGTGAAAAACCTGGACAAGTAGCTTGCGATGAACTTTGAAGTTGATCACACCAGATCCAGCAGATACAGCTTCCACCACACTGTCAGGATTTAACTGAATAACAAAAAGAGGACCTTAATGACAAATTACTACATATTAAGGGATCACTTCTAATAAATAAGAGCTTTTAAATAAGGACAAAACATTCAAAACTAGCTAAAACCTAAAAGTCAGTTTCCATCAATTCAACATGGGAGCCGATGCTGCAATTGGAAACAAGTGTGAAAACCCGTTATTAACACCAATAATAACACTGGTATCCCCCAGGGCTGCAGTTATCCATATAGTTATTCTTGATTAACAAAATCATATAAATTATAAAGAAATTGTTCCTTTAAAGGATCTAAACAAAAGATGTTGATTACACTTTTTCAGAGCATAAACAGGGGATCTATTATACAGTTAACAGTACAATATTCACAGCCTTTTTATTCACTATTATGTGTTATGAAATCACAACTTTGAAGAGGGATCTCACCTGAGAGGCTAAatgttctgtctgcagctgaaTGTCACCACTGGACGGTAAAACCCCCCGGACTCGTAATGTGCTGATTGACAGTTTAAAATCAGTAGTTTGCCTGAGGGAGAAAAGGTCCAGAAAGTTGTAACTACAGAGGTTTAGCACTAACAAGGTACCTATTGGAGAGGTCATGGTCAATGAAAACCCTTAACTGTTTCCTAAATACTGGAACTGCTGACAGAGCTGGCGTGATGGCATCCTCCGACTGTTGCAGCTTCTTGCCCAACTGTAGTTATGTACAAAATTAATTCCAATTAAAAACGTACATCTATTCTGGCAGGTTTACCCAAGACAATGTTGTCGTCACAAGGGTCAAAGCTGACAACTTAGTACTAGCCTGTCGTGTCACATTTAATGCCTTGTTTTACCTTTTCCGCAATTCTTTGTCTAAAGAAACACGCCATGCCGTTGATACATACTGTATTAAATTTGTTAGAAAAACTGGCATTAATTTCAATGAAAACACATCACATGTTCATTGCTGCTATTGCACTTCCGCCTTAACTACGCCACTTCCTATTTAGCTGACCAATCAGGAGCTTTAAACCGCATTACGCGTTTTACGCAGACATGGTGCGCTCGATTTCATTCACGGCATCTCTCGCCGGTGCGACCGGCTCCGTATTTCATTGATAACCGACTAAGTTCCAGTTTAGAGGTGCTGCTACTGAACTTTAACATTTACATCTTTCTTCCCCAACTATCTTTAAATACTTGGAACGCTAGTATGTTTGGCACTCTTAGAAATACTGTGAGCTTATCACAACAGAGAAATCCTCCATTTAAAGAGCACTCTTGCACTCACCCAGTTAAAACCTGCACATGTTCAGGATACCATCAAAACTGAATTAACACTGAAAAAGGTGTGTAAACAGGTTACTTTTTTAATTACAGCTCTCGAATACCAACAGcaaataaaacaattatttgATACAATGAATGAAAGtcaagcaaaagaaaaaataaagtaCAGTGTATACAAACATAATATAGCAGTAATCACCAGTACAGTTTAAAACAATGAAGATAGGCCAAGATGCCTGCACTCCGGACTGAAGGCAGCCTTGATTAAATGTTCACTCCCTTTTTAGAAATGTTTGACAGAGAATCAACACAACTAAATTCTTCTCtgtaaaaaagacaaaataaaatataaaaggcCTTTTATGGAGGCAGGAGCCAGCCTTAATGCAGGCATCAGAACAAATCCAAATAAATATTGACATTTAAGAGGCAACTTGTCCTGGAGCCTTGAAGAGGATGGCAGCAGGGAGCCTTCCAAACCCTGGAAAACACAGCAAACTTTGATGGCACCAATTGATGCCCGAGGCAGCGAGTCCACATAGAGGCAGAATGGCACAGCTAGGAATTACGGCCAACTAGACCCGTCGAGTTCCTGGAGTAATTTGCAGCAAATTTATTTCTGCATCTCAGACGCCGACACTCAAGAAACATCTGTGGACAAGAAGACATTGAAATGAatgtgtgaggacattttcatCAATATAATCATTCACATTAACGACTAACACGCATCTTGGACTTgaagtttttaaaaatattagtGCTAAAAAAATTCTTATTCTAATTTCTCAACATTAAACTCAACTAGCTGAAGGGAAATAGGACATATTAAATTCTGATGCCTTTACAGATTCCCAACAGTGAACAAACCCTTCTCAGGCATTTACTGCTGACTCGGGTTTTATAATTAACTACTTACAGCTCGCTGGCTGTTCTTCAAACCGTCGCAACAGCTGATCATGTGTGAACTTGACAAACGCGTCATATTGCTCTGTTGGAGGAAACATTTTTGGCAAATGAATCAAAAATGCTCTTAAAGCAGTTATTTATagaactgaaaagaaaaacaccacaCAGACAGACCTGCCAGCTTTGTCGTCAATATCTCGTCGTACTCTTCACGGATTTTGTCTTCACGCTCTTTCAGTAGTCTTTCACAGATCATCCCAACCTGCCTGAGGGAGAATAAAGGTTGTTCTttcctgctgggagatgtggcAGCTGAGGATGTACCTGTTAGAGGAGAGATACTGACATCAAATGctgaaaatggaacatttttggCACGTCGAGCACTGTACCACAGCCAGACTTTTCCCCGCACGTCTCATTTGGAAGGTGTCCTGCTTCAGTGTGGGTGCACAACCACTACAAAAACTAGGGTTCCTCATTTTACATCAATGGCAGCAAATGGTTTATTTTGCTGTCCATGCAGAAGCAAAAACACAAGGTGACCTGAATGGAACCACAATAGACATTTGCTGTGCTGACAAGGGAACTTTCCATCCCCTTTCCTAAGGTACAGACAGAGTCCATAGTGTATATTATTACTTGTCAGTAGACCTGGAAGCTACAAGGCAAAAAAGGCTGGGCTGGGGAGTGTGTGGGTTATCAGTTTGTGTGCAAAAGGGGTATATGGTATAATAAACCACCTTCATGGCTAGCATGTTCCAAAGCAGGGGTCATCAGCCCAGTCCTACAAGCTCAAAAATACAGTCGGGGTTTCTGTACTACCAGGCAGACAACTGCTTAAAAGCCCTCCTAAAAGAAAACTGGGCTCCCAGGTGTATATCATCATTTGTCTGTAGGCCCAGAAGgccagaaaacctggctggattacaGGCCTTGTTGGACTCGGCTGATGACCACTGCTGTACAGCAGAAACAAAGCATACAAGGACTTGCAACAAAAACAAGTGGATCAAGCATTTCTCTTGAAGACCCTCAATGCCATTCACCTGGTAGAGCTAAGCAACTGGGAATGCTTTGCAGATCCAGAGGACAACAGCCATCTGCCTGCTGGAAAGCATTATCCAGGTGTCTCCTTTTCTGCAGCCTCTTGTATTCTTGCTTGATATTGTGTAGGATTTGCTCTAAAACACAAAGACATTTCTAAAATTAGGCAACGCACAGCTCAATATGCCAGACAACACTTTGCTGCAACAAGTGTACAACATTTAAAAGACAACATGGGATCCGTTTCCCGATTCTTTGCCCATCACTTCCATAATTCATTAAACTATGCCCTGCGAAATCACATGGGCCACACACTTTTTAAAAGTGGCAATGCTAACAATTGTAgttattttgtttgttaatttGCATCGGAAGTAGCGTTTTTACACAAAAGCCGGTACATGCTAATGCTATTAGATACTTGCTAACTAAATGTACTGCGGTGTCCAGACGGCGATACTATTTGGGAGCCAAAATAAGATGATATGAATGCGGTTTATCATTTATCTGCTACCTGTTGTAAGTCTGGACGACACTTCACCGAAGGGTGACGGCTCCATACGCAAATATTTTTGTGgcgaagagacaggagacatcATCGGCGTGCACCTCCTCCGTTTAGGCGAAGCGGGGTTCATTAGCGGATCAAAGTCCAGGGTCCGTTTCAAAGTAGCTCCACAAGCCATCACACCGAACTGTATTTAAAAAATTGTCTATCAGAAAGAAATTTGATATGAATCAGTGGAGGAACTGGGCCCTATGGCTGCGTGCCTTCAATGCTAGCTTGTGGCTACCGATTCCGGAGTTCACGCAAATAAAGATAATCTCGTCTCTGCTTGTCTTGTGCGGATAAATCTCA
Protein-coding sequences here:
- the akirin2 gene encoding akirin-2, which gives rise to MACGATLKRTLDFDPLMNPASPKRRRCTPMMSPVSSPQKYLRMEPSPFGEVSSRLTTEQILHNIKQEYKRLQKRRHLDNAFQQADGCCPLDLQSIPSCLALPGTSSAATSPSRKEQPLFSLRQVGMICERLLKEREDKIREEYDEILTTKLAEQYDAFVKFTHDQLLRRFEEQPASYVS